One segment of Vagococcus martis DNA contains the following:
- the tig gene encoding trigger factor, translating to MSTKWEKKGTNDGVLTFEVSTEHIEKGLKAAFDRVKKDLNVPGFRKGKVPRQMFNQMYGEEALYEDALNFVLPELYEAAIEEAGIEPVAQPKINVESMEKGQPWVITAEVVVKPEVKLGDYKNLTVPKQDRSVTDEEVEENLAQKQQSQAELVIKEAAAENGDTVVIDFEGFKDDVAFEGGKGENYSLELGSNSFIPGFEEQLVGTKAGDDVEVNVTFPEEYQAEDLAGQEAVFKVTVHEVKAKELPELDDEFAKDVDDEVETLAELKEKIKAELVASKEAAAEAAIEEAAISQAVENAEIVELPEVMVHDEVHRGMNEFLSNMQNQGISPELYYQISGTTEADLHKQFEGEAETRVKTNLVIEAIVEAEKFDVTDEDIQAEIDDLASQYNMEASAVRNALSDEMLTHDIKMKRAVDAIIKTVKEEA from the coding sequence ATGTCTACAAAATGGGAAAAAAAAGGAACAAACGATGGCGTTTTAACGTTTGAGGTTTCTACAGAACATATTGAAAAAGGGTTAAAAGCAGCGTTTGATCGTGTGAAGAAAGATTTAAACGTGCCAGGATTCCGTAAAGGGAAAGTACCTCGCCAAATGTTTAACCAAATGTATGGTGAAGAAGCACTTTATGAAGATGCATTAAACTTTGTTTTACCTGAACTTTATGAAGCAGCAATTGAAGAAGCTGGAATTGAGCCAGTTGCTCAACCAAAAATCAATGTTGAATCAATGGAAAAAGGTCAACCATGGGTTATCACAGCAGAAGTTGTTGTGAAACCTGAAGTTAAATTAGGTGACTATAAAAACTTAACAGTTCCTAAACAAGACCGTTCAGTAACTGATGAAGAAGTTGAAGAAAACTTAGCTCAAAAACAACAATCACAAGCAGAATTAGTGATTAAAGAAGCTGCTGCTGAAAATGGCGACACAGTGGTTATTGACTTTGAAGGATTCAAAGATGATGTAGCATTTGAAGGTGGAAAAGGTGAGAACTATTCATTAGAATTAGGATCTAACTCATTCATTCCAGGTTTTGAAGAACAATTAGTTGGAACTAAAGCTGGAGATGACGTGGAAGTTAACGTCACTTTCCCAGAAGAATACCAAGCTGAAGATTTAGCTGGACAAGAAGCTGTATTCAAAGTAACAGTTCATGAAGTAAAAGCAAAAGAATTGCCAGAATTAGATGATGAATTTGCTAAAGATGTTGATGACGAAGTTGAAACATTAGCAGAATTAAAAGAAAAAATCAAAGCTGAATTAGTGGCATCTAAAGAAGCTGCAGCTGAAGCAGCAATCGAAGAAGCTGCAATTTCTCAAGCAGTTGAAAATGCTGAAATCGTTGAATTACCAGAAGTGATGGTTCATGATGAAGTTCACCGTGGTATGAATGAATTCTTATCAAACATGCAAAACCAAGGAATTTCACCTGAATTATATTACCAAATCAGTGGAACAACTGAAGCAGACTTGCATAAACAATTTGAAGGTGAAGCTGAAACACGTGTTAAAACTAACTTAGTGATTGAAGCAATCGTTGAAGCTGAAAAATTTGACGTAACTGACGAAGATATTCAAGCTGAGATTGATGATTTAGCATCTCAATACAACATGGAAGCTTCAGCTGTAAGAAATGCTTTATCAGATGAAATGTTAACTCATGATATTAAGATGAAACGTGCTGTTGATGCTATCATCAAAACAGTAAAAGAAGAAGCTTAG
- a CDS encoding tetratricopeptide repeat protein has product MGDTIEFPNEFERLLYLGKKYYDQQDYLKSLECFKEYYQEELTLEVNTYLVKISLKLGQIDEALDYAKEFEQDYRNHERLQPIYLDSLLKKRLFLQVEKWFVQLDASHQLKEAFKDTLAKTQDYWTMVDNNEYRHHISRCQNLVNEEMVQQIKLAKEFDYLTKVDFIEIVTKRILCDDQVSIFIRNQFIDELVQLKEKSTVEVLTVFNQLVTVNLDDTDRLMTTILTHPLYQKLSHYMEDNYPSQEQMVLGVLKAHLGMMYPCLERCIVNVDDWIQAYLIYFGFDLSLDNRVEERAMNILSSIQHLDTIMMNTMTK; this is encoded by the coding sequence TGATACAATTGAATTTCCTAACGAATTCGAACGTCTTTTGTATTTAGGAAAAAAATATTATGACCAACAGGACTATTTAAAATCTTTAGAGTGTTTTAAAGAGTATTATCAAGAAGAGTTAACACTAGAAGTAAATACTTATCTTGTAAAAATATCATTAAAACTAGGTCAGATTGATGAAGCATTAGATTATGCCAAAGAGTTTGAACAAGACTATCGAAACCACGAAAGGCTTCAACCAATCTATTTGGATAGTTTGTTAAAGAAACGCTTATTTTTGCAGGTTGAAAAATGGTTCGTTCAACTAGATGCGAGTCATCAATTAAAAGAAGCATTTAAAGACACACTAGCTAAAACACAAGACTATTGGACAATGGTGGATAATAACGAGTATCGACATCATATTTCTCGTTGTCAAAACTTGGTTAATGAAGAGATGGTTCAACAAATTAAGTTGGCAAAAGAATTTGATTACTTAACAAAAGTAGATTTTATCGAAATAGTCACTAAACGTATTTTGTGTGATGACCAGGTTTCTATTTTTATTAGGAATCAGTTTATTGATGAACTTGTTCAATTAAAAGAGAAATCAACAGTCGAAGTACTTACGGTATTTAATCAGTTAGTGACGGTTAATCTAGATGATACGGATAGGTTGATGACTACAATTTTGACGCATCCTTTGTATCAAAAGTTATCTCACTATATGGAAGATAACTATCCGAGCCAAGAGCAAATGGTATTGGGTGTTTTAAAAGCTCACTTAGGTATGATGTATCCATGTTTAGAACGGTGTATTGTCAACGTAGATGATTGGATACAAGCTTATTTAATCTATTTCGGTTTTGATTTATCGTTAGATAACAGAGTAGAAGAACGAGCTATGAATATTCTATCTAGCATTCAACACTTAGATACTATCATGATGAATACGATGACAAAATAG